AAGGAGTTTTTGAAAATTTGTTCAAAACCTAAGAATTTAATAATACCCACATTTACTGAAGGGTGGAAACGTAATCCACCTTTGTAAGGCCCAATTGCACTGTTGAATTGTACACGGTATCCAGTATTTACTTGTACTTGTCCATTGTCATCTACCCATGGAACACGGAATTTTAATTGTCTTTCCGGGTTAACTAACCTTTCAAGAAGTGCATTCTTTTTATATTCTTCTTCATTTGCTTCAATAACAACCCTTAAAGATTCCAATACTTCTTTTACAGCCTGATGGAATTCTGGTTCAGAAGGGTTCTGTTTTACAGTTAATTCTATTACATCATCTACGTAAGACATAATATTTCTCCTCCGTTAATTAAAATATATAATTACGGAATTTTCTAGAAATTGATTAAAAAATTCAAAAATCTATTTGAATAAATAATAATATTTTCTAAAAATTTCCAACACTTGTTCAGTGTATATCATTAAATAACATTCAGATTTTGACCTGGAATAACCAAGAATATTTAACAATATGATAATTACTATATATTTTCTATTATTAAAAACTTTCACTTTTCTAAATAAAAATAAAAAAATATTCAATACAATTAATAAATGAATTGGACAAAATTATATGTTTACAAAAAAACAGTAGGTATTTATATAGTACTTTTTACATAATAATCTACGAAAACAGGTAAAAATCATTTTTCAGTAGACAAAAAATAAAAACGATGAATGATTTTTAAAATTTTCTAAATAAATATTATAATAACTAAACAAACATACAAAATTAAATAAAAAAAATTAAAAAAGAGAGAGTTAAAATGGCTGTATACAAACCAACTGATGAAATAAAAATACCCCAATCCAAATATGATAAATTAAAAGAGGATTATTTAAAAAATCCGAAAACTGCTTATTCACTTTATGCCAAATTCAATAAGGAATATCCTATGGATAAAAAAGTATTTATTGAAATCATAGATAAAATCAGGATAGATGAAGGTGCAACTGCTTTTAACCCGATTAAAAAAACAAAAAGAGCAAATAATCCATTTAGCTATTATGATAAGCATCCTGACAGCTATATTTGTATGGAATATTCAAAATAAAACCACATAGTACCTATAATTAAATAGTGATTTTATGGTATTCATTAGATTAGGTGGTGAAAAAGTTGAAGGATTTTATTTCCATAATAACTGGAAAGTTCAAGTTGATTATGGTATGAATATGACAGAAATACCATTTTCAGATTATAATGAAATTGATGAATCATCATTACCTTCTAAAGATGTACTTTATTGTAGAGGAGGTAGATCTAGTGATTATTTTAGAATATTGAAATTATTCAAAGACGGAAAATTAATAAGTGAAGTTATAGAAAAGAATCCTAATTATGTTCCAAGAGATACTCAATTGAAAATGTTGGAAGATCATGTGATTATTGGGGAAGATGTGGAAAGAGTATTTAATTTTCCTAATGGTTATTCCGCTAAAATTGAGTATTGGATTTCACCAACAGAACGTGATTATAAACATGGATTTTACACAGCTAAATATAGAAAATTAATTTTATCGGATGATAAAGATAATATTATTTCTGATATTTTTGAAGATAATCCTAATTACCGTAGTTTTGATAAGATTTGTTGGGATTATTCTGATACTTCAGGTAGATTCTAATACCATTATTTTTTGAACATTTCCCCCACATAAACCACCATATCTAATTCATAACCATAAACTGAAGGTTCACCATGACTGATGAAGAAGACAGCTATGTTTGTATGGAATATTCAAAATAAAAACCATGATTGGAATTAAAAATATTTATCCAACATGGTATCTTAAAATCGCTGCAACTCCACCAAATGCTCTTAAGAGTTGCATACCTTCTTCAGTTTCTGTAGAAATAAGCTCAACTTCAGAATTCATTTCTTCAGCTTTTTCAACAAAATCTTCAATTAAAGTTTGTGAAGATTCTTCTTTTAAAATTTCACCACAATTGGAACATGGTTTTTCAAGTTTATCTGCTTCACTTTGAGATTTGACAGTAATTTCCTCTTCATTGCCGCAGCTAGGACATTTGAAAACTTTACGCATTGCAGTTAAATCTTCAGATAATAATAATGTGTCAACTGCACCCATAATTAAGTTAGTCCTGACTTCCCTTTCACCATAAGAAGCAAGCCCTTTATCTTTAACTAACTCATGGAGGAATTTTTGAACTACTTTTTTCTCCTGCATAACATCCAAATCATTTAAAATATCTGCAGATTTGTCTATTACTTCCCTAATACCAAATTCCCCAGTATATGAAGTATCTACAGTAGCTATGATTTTATCTTTAATTTCGTAGTTAAGATAATCACCTTTTACAAATTCTTCTTTTGTAAAACCTGGACCTCCAATAATAACTCCTTCAAGTTCTTCCAAAGCTAAGAAATCTTCATTCATGTGTTCTCCGATACGTTTTTTAAACTCATGAGCAGCCAAATCAATTACACGATCAAACCTTCTTTGTGATTGACCTCCTGCTTTGTGTTTTCCCGGAACACCACTTGTCAAATGGTTTAAAATGTTTACTTTTTTACCTCTTAAAGTAGCTATTGTAGCTTCTTTTCTGTCAATAACTGCCAAACCATAAGTTTCCCTTTCTTCAATCATATACTCAAGAGGTTCTAAGAAAAACTCATTGTTACACTGGTACCAGTAAGTTGTAATAGGTTCCGGAGGTTCAAAAACATAAGTTTCCATTTTTTCAGTTCCTGGACCTCCTCTTGGAATCATACCTACAAAAAGAACCAGTCCATTTTCAGGAGCTGCTTTAAATAATCTTATCCTTTGCATAATTACTTCAATAGCTGACTGTACATTCTTTCTTGTTTGCTTACTCTTGATGTTAGCACTTTGTCCGAGTTCATCCCTCATTTGTTTACCAACATCACTAATTTGTTTATCATGAGGAATATAAACGGAAACAAGCTCTGTACCTCTACCTTTTTTCTCTGATAACTCTTTTAAAGTTTTTTTAAATTTATATAATTCTTTTGATGATACTTCTGCCATGTTAATCCCTTAAATTAATATAATAATATATTTATGTAATTTCACCTTATAAATAATTAATGAAA
This genomic stretch from Methanobrevibacter smithii ATCC 35061 harbors:
- the prf1 gene encoding peptide chain release factor aRF-1 yields the protein MAEVSSKELYKFKKTLKELSEKKGRGTELVSVYIPHDKQISDVGKQMRDELGQSANIKSKQTRKNVQSAIEVIMQRIRLFKAAPENGLVLFVGMIPRGGPGTEKMETYVFEPPEPITTYWYQCNNEFFLEPLEYMIEERETYGLAVIDRKEATIATLRGKKVNILNHLTSGVPGKHKAGGQSQRRFDRVIDLAAHEFKKRIGEHMNEDFLALEELEGVIIGGPGFTKEEFVKGDYLNYEIKDKIIATVDTSYTGEFGIREVIDKSADILNDLDVMQEKKVVQKFLHELVKDKGLASYGEREVRTNLIMGAVDTLLLSEDLTAMRKVFKCPSCGNEEEITVKSQSEADKLEKPCSNCGEILKEESSQTLIEDFVEKAEEMNSEVELISTETEEGMQLLRAFGGVAAILRYHVG